Proteins from a single region of Runella sp. SP2:
- a CDS encoding S9 family peptidase, which produces MRKTTISLKNWGVSLALLLATLAGPSQAQKKTLTLNEIYGPQGSVFTPRTVTGVNWMQAGGFYTAQQAGKVVKYSIATGEAVETLFDQTAVKVEGTNQSIQFDSYELSANEQKLVLTTGIERIYRRSFKADFYVYDLQTKKLVQLSKNGKQMLATLSPDGSKVAFVRDNNLFITDLTTMTERAITTDGRRNEIINGACDWVYEEEFSFAKAFEWSPDGTKLAYYRFDESRVPEYNMQIWGDLYPKDYRYKYPKAGEANSVVQIWVHHLATNQKAKIDVGPETDQYIARIKWTQNANVLSLKRMNRLQNRLDILHADATTGQSQTVWSEESKTYVDLEFTDDLTYLADGKSFIQTSERSGYKHLYLYDINGTLVKQLTSGNWEVTDIVGIDEKKQVIYFTSSMVSPMERHLYSLSFAAPVAKKSKKAAPVAAPQPVKLTEKAGNNAINMSPDCSYYLVYNQSAQEPLTVSLHQSTATQAVRVLENNQKLRERLAEYDLPTQNFFKFTTTQGSELNGWMIKPLNFDAAKKYPVLMYVYGGPGSQTVTDTWTNAFIGWFKVLATKGYLIVSVDGRGTGARGNAFRTCTYAQLGKLETEDQIEGAKYLATLPYVDASRIGIHGHSYGGYMTSLCMTIGANYFKAGIAGAPVTTWRYYDTIYTERYLKRPQDNAAGYDDNSPIQHVDKLKGKFFLIHGTGDDNVHFQNSVDFVNALIKAGKQFDSFYYPNRNHGIGGGNTLIHRYQMMTDWVLKNL; this is translated from the coding sequence ATGAGAAAAACCACTATTTCCCTTAAAAACTGGGGTGTTTCGCTAGCTTTGTTACTCGCTACCCTAGCAGGCCCATCACAAGCCCAAAAGAAAACCCTCACCCTCAATGAAATTTATGGCCCACAAGGTTCTGTTTTCACTCCCCGCACAGTTACGGGTGTTAATTGGATGCAAGCAGGAGGGTTTTATACTGCTCAGCAAGCAGGTAAAGTGGTCAAATACAGCATTGCCACGGGTGAAGCCGTCGAAACGTTGTTTGACCAAACGGCCGTGAAGGTCGAAGGCACGAACCAAAGTATTCAGTTTGATAGCTACGAGTTGAGCGCCAACGAACAAAAACTGGTGCTCACCACGGGCATTGAGCGTATCTATCGCCGCTCGTTCAAAGCCGATTTTTACGTGTACGACCTACAAACCAAAAAGCTGGTTCAGCTCTCTAAAAACGGCAAACAAATGCTCGCGACCCTTTCGCCTGATGGCTCGAAAGTAGCATTTGTGCGCGATAACAATCTTTTCATTACCGACCTAACCACCATGACCGAGCGCGCCATTACGACCGATGGACGCCGCAACGAAATCATCAACGGTGCCTGCGATTGGGTCTATGAAGAAGAATTTAGCTTTGCCAAAGCCTTTGAGTGGTCGCCCGATGGTACCAAACTCGCCTATTATCGTTTCGACGAAAGCCGCGTTCCTGAATACAACATGCAAATTTGGGGTGATTTGTATCCCAAAGATTACCGCTATAAATACCCTAAAGCGGGTGAAGCCAACTCCGTAGTCCAGATTTGGGTACACCATTTGGCTACTAACCAAAAAGCCAAAATCGACGTTGGCCCCGAAACCGACCAGTACATTGCCCGCATCAAGTGGACACAAAATGCCAATGTGTTGTCGCTCAAGCGCATGAATCGCCTTCAAAACCGCTTGGATATTTTGCACGCCGATGCCACCACGGGGCAGTCGCAAACCGTGTGGAGTGAAGAAAGTAAAACGTACGTGGATTTGGAGTTTACTGACGACCTTACCTACTTGGCCGACGGCAAATCGTTTATCCAAACTTCAGAGCGAAGCGGATACAAGCACTTGTATTTGTACGACATCAATGGCACGCTGGTCAAACAACTGACTTCGGGCAACTGGGAAGTGACTGATATTGTGGGCATTGACGAGAAAAAACAAGTGATTTATTTTACTTCGTCGATGGTGTCGCCCATGGAGCGCCATTTGTACAGTTTGAGTTTTGCGGCGCCTGTGGCCAAAAAATCAAAAAAAGCCGCGCCAGTGGCTGCGCCTCAACCCGTCAAACTCACCGAAAAAGCGGGCAATAACGCCATCAACATGAGCCCTGATTGTAGCTACTATTTGGTATATAATCAATCGGCACAAGAGCCTCTGACGGTGAGTTTACACCAAAGCACTGCCACACAAGCCGTGCGAGTGCTCGAAAACAACCAAAAACTCCGCGAGCGTTTGGCCGAGTACGACCTTCCCACCCAAAACTTTTTCAAGTTTACCACCACCCAAGGTTCCGAGCTAAATGGTTGGATGATTAAACCGTTGAATTTCGACGCTGCTAAAAAATACCCTGTACTGATGTACGTTTACGGTGGGCCAGGCTCGCAGACCGTCACCGACACCTGGACCAATGCCTTCATCGGCTGGTTTAAAGTGCTGGCAACCAAAGGCTACTTGATTGTGTCGGTGGACGGGCGCGGAACGGGCGCGCGCGGGAACGCTTTCCGTACGTGCACGTACGCCCAACTTGGGAAACTAGAAACGGAAGACCAAATCGAAGGGGCGAAATACTTGGCAACCCTCCCGTACGTGGACGCGAGCCGCATCGGGATTCACGGCCACAGCTACGGTGGCTACATGACCTCGCTTTGCATGACGATTGGGGCCAATTATTTCAAAGCGGGAATTGCGGGCGCACCCGTCACGACTTGGCGCTACTACGATACCATTTATACCGAACGCTACCTCAAACGCCCCCAAGACAACGCTGCGGGCTACGACGACAACTCGCCGATTCAGCACGTGGATAAACTCAAGGGCAAGTTTTTCCTCATTCACGGCACGGGCGACGACAACGTGCATTTCCAGAACTCCGTTGATTTTGTCAACGCCCTCATCAAAGCAGGGAAGCAGTTTGATTCGTTTTATTATCCCAACCGCAACCACGGCATAGGCGGCGGAAATACCCTCATTCACCGCTACCAAATGATGACCGATTGGGTTTTGAAGAATTTGTAA
- the gldG gene encoding gliding motility-associated ABC transporter substrate-binding protein GldG: MKSNLARIALFIGILVGINAIAAFVFFRWDLTQEKRYTISDATKKLLQNLDHQVVIKVYLTGDFPAGFERLERAIQETLESFADYGGGNVAYRFIEPTDPKLQEELIGKGLIPTNLFANEEGKRTERLVFPGAVLVYEGKEYPVQLLKGNKSATSEEQLNQSYEGVEFELASAIRRLAQKDRKRIGVLVGHTKVPPPRFSDFLANLQQNYDLYFDIQNPDNWDKGDLLVIPKPDSPFSEDEKYRLDQFVMRGGKLLLFADGARVDSVSLEGTFAQPLDVNLDDLLFKYGCRINQNLIKDLSCAMIPLNVGNMGDKPQIQPMPWRFFPLINNFGKHPIVRNLDALYARFPSSIDTIQVDGIKKTPLLLTSRYTQLRKAPVLVGYNEARQQPDPREYNAGEKPIAVLLEGSFSSLYNNRLLPNDPRTKSFLGKSKLTQMIVVSDGDLIVNDIDYKRNAPLPLGYDRLSGNTFANRDFALYAVDYLADSEGLITARNKQVTLRPLDKLRLKEERTQWQLLNLLGPLVLIGVVGLVWQWNRKRQYGS; this comes from the coding sequence ATGAAGTCGAACCTTGCACGCATTGCTCTTTTTATTGGGATTTTAGTCGGGATAAATGCCATCGCAGCATTTGTTTTTTTTCGTTGGGATTTGACCCAAGAAAAACGTTACACTATCTCGGACGCTACTAAAAAACTCCTCCAAAACTTGGATCACCAAGTGGTGATTAAGGTTTATCTGACGGGCGACTTTCCCGCAGGTTTTGAACGTTTGGAACGCGCCATTCAAGAAACCCTAGAATCATTTGCTGATTATGGCGGAGGCAATGTGGCCTATCGTTTTATTGAACCTACTGATCCCAAACTTCAGGAAGAACTCATTGGTAAAGGCTTGATTCCGACCAATTTGTTTGCCAACGAAGAAGGAAAACGTACCGAACGCTTGGTGTTTCCAGGGGCTGTTTTGGTATATGAAGGCAAGGAATATCCCGTCCAACTACTCAAAGGGAATAAGTCAGCTACGTCGGAAGAACAACTCAATCAATCGTACGAAGGGGTAGAGTTTGAGTTGGCATCGGCGATACGCCGATTGGCGCAAAAAGACCGCAAGCGAATCGGGGTTTTGGTAGGTCATACCAAGGTTCCGCCTCCACGTTTTTCAGATTTTTTGGCCAACCTCCAGCAGAATTACGACCTTTACTTTGATATTCAAAACCCCGACAATTGGGACAAAGGTGACTTGTTGGTAATTCCCAAACCTGATAGCCCTTTTAGCGAAGATGAAAAGTACCGCCTCGACCAGTTTGTCATGCGTGGAGGAAAACTACTACTATTTGCCGACGGCGCGCGGGTTGATAGTGTAAGTTTGGAGGGGACGTTTGCGCAGCCCTTGGACGTCAATCTCGATGATTTGTTGTTCAAATACGGGTGTCGAATCAATCAGAATTTAATCAAAGATTTGAGCTGTGCCATGATTCCCCTCAACGTGGGTAACATGGGAGACAAACCGCAGATTCAGCCCATGCCATGGCGCTTTTTTCCCTTAATCAATAACTTTGGAAAACACCCGATTGTCCGCAATCTGGATGCTCTTTATGCGCGTTTTCCCAGCAGTATCGATACCATTCAGGTGGACGGTATCAAGAAAACGCCACTGCTTCTAACCTCGCGCTATACCCAGCTACGCAAAGCGCCTGTGTTGGTAGGTTATAACGAAGCTCGTCAGCAACCCGACCCGCGTGAGTACAACGCAGGTGAAAAGCCGATTGCGGTGTTATTGGAAGGCTCGTTTTCGTCGTTGTACAATAATCGTTTGTTGCCCAACGACCCACGTACAAAATCGTTTTTGGGAAAAAGCAAGCTGACCCAAATGATTGTAGTATCTGATGGTGATTTGATTGTGAATGACATTGATTACAAACGCAATGCCCCTTTGCCTTTGGGTTACGATCGCCTTTCAGGAAATACGTTTGCTAACCGTGATTTTGCGTTGTACGCGGTAGATTACTTGGCTGATTCTGAAGGGTTAATCACGGCAAGAAACAAACAAGTAACGCTGCGACCGTTGGATAAACTGCGCCTTAAAGAAGAGCGTACGCAGTGGCAATTGTTAAATTTGCTAGGCCCTTTGGTATTGATTGGTGTCGTGGGTTTGGTGTGGCAATGGAATCGTAAACGCCAATACGGAAGCTAA
- a CDS encoding aminotransferase class V-fold PLP-dependent enzyme, which produces MKQVYFTAGPAEMYPTFEQHLRTAVENQLGSISHRSQKFRDIYKFTVEQLRALMNIPESHAIFFTGSASEVWERILLNCVEHESFHLVNGSFSKKFYEYGVSLRKFAHKQEKPFGEGFDYGEVEVPEYAEVICVTQNETSSGVQMREPDIHKLKRSNSKKLIAVDMVSSAPYPELDFGVIDTAFFSVQKAFGLPAGLGVWIANDKCLTKSERLNKYDDITIGAHHNLPALWKNFKTYETPATPNVLGIYLLGKIAEDLNAIGADVVRKQTEEKYKVLNKYVETSNVFSPAVAEERHRSRTVVVANTSKSSAEVIAEVKKANMVVGSGYGPFKDSQIRIANFPAVSLEQVELLIEELKKLKN; this is translated from the coding sequence ATGAAACAAGTGTATTTTACGGCAGGACCCGCAGAGATGTATCCTACCTTCGAGCAACATTTACGTACGGCTGTCGAAAACCAACTTGGCTCCATTTCGCACCGAAGCCAGAAATTCAGAGACATTTACAAGTTCACGGTCGAGCAACTCCGCGCATTGATGAACATTCCCGAATCTCACGCGATTTTCTTTACGGGGTCGGCATCGGAAGTGTGGGAGCGGATACTGCTTAATTGCGTAGAGCACGAAAGTTTTCACTTGGTCAATGGCTCGTTTTCCAAGAAATTCTACGAGTATGGAGTTTCCTTGCGGAAATTTGCCCACAAACAAGAAAAGCCGTTTGGTGAGGGGTTTGATTATGGCGAAGTAGAAGTTCCCGAATACGCCGAGGTGATTTGTGTGACTCAAAATGAAACGAGTTCGGGTGTTCAGATGCGCGAACCTGATATTCATAAATTGAAGCGGAGCAATTCTAAGAAATTGATTGCGGTTGACATGGTTTCGTCGGCGCCTTATCCCGAATTGGACTTTGGGGTGATTGATACGGCTTTCTTCTCGGTACAAAAAGCCTTTGGCTTGCCTGCGGGGCTAGGGGTATGGATTGCCAACGACAAATGTCTTACCAAGTCGGAGCGGTTGAATAAGTACGATGACATCACGATTGGGGCACACCATAACCTTCCTGCGCTTTGGAAAAATTTCAAAACCTACGAAACCCCCGCTACCCCCAACGTATTAGGCATTTATCTGTTAGGTAAAATAGCCGAAGACCTCAACGCCATCGGAGCGGATGTGGTTCGTAAGCAGACCGAAGAAAAATACAAGGTTCTTAATAAATACGTAGAAACAAGCAATGTGTTTAGCCCAGCCGTAGCTGAGGAAAGACACCGTTCTCGGACGGTTGTGGTAGCCAATACCAGCAAGTCATCGGCAGAAGTAATTGCGGAAGTGAAAAAGGCTAATATGGTGGTTGGAAGTGGCTACGGGCCTTTCAAAGATAGCCAGATTCGCATTGCTAATTTTCCAGCGGTTTCGCTTGAGCAAGTGGAATTGCTGATTGAAGAATTGAAAAAATTAAAGAATTAA
- a CDS encoding pitrilysin family protein, translating to MKQAKLLFLTVAFGWATAANAQTDLKKPIPMDPKVRYGKLPNGMTYYIRKNEEPKKRAELYLINKVGAIQEEDKENGLAHFTEHMAFNGTKNFPKNELVSYLQRAGVKFGDDLNAFTGQDQTVYQLPVPTDSADIFNKAFVVLEDWAHNITFEGAEIDKERGVILEELRGGKGAQQRMRDKWLPILVGDSKYGKRNIIGTEDILKNFSHETIRNFYKTWYRPDLQAIAAVGDFDIDQVEKMIKGRFGAIPKATKPRPLGKFPVADFKGTRVAIVTDPEQPYMMAQIITKLPKAEEKTLGDSRESIKRNLFNQMLQARLQEQTQQANPPFLFGGAGYGGFIGDYDSFINIAVAKDGNLERAVKAVLDEGARVKKFGFTATELDRTKKQLLTATEKRFKEKDKTKSASYVNEYMGNFLEDSPIPGIEFQFEFVQGQLDGITIAEINALANKYLIPDNRTVLVLASEKDKAKLPTEATILEWINGAGKDVTAYEDKVVNKPLIENLPAAGRTVSTKQIPEIGVTELTLSNGVKVVLKPTDFKNDEILIGARSQGGTSLYDEKDYMSAGMADAVVEESGIGEFNTPALKKYLTGKVANVSPFVGENEEGFSGNCSPKDLETALQLVYGYFTKPRKDDDIIKGFLTSQRSAIQNRNASPAPEVVFQDSLSRILGNNNFRRQPISVERWDMINPDRAYQIYKERFADASDFTFFFTGSFKVDEVKPLLEKYLGALPSQNKKESFRDLGIRTPSGRLDKKVYKGIEQKSQASLIFSGDYVYNEDNNWQLDALEEILNIKLIEVIREKESGVYGIGARASYSKTPAPRFSVRIGYGTGPERVEELATKTLAVLDEIKKNGATQVDIDKFKAETRRSMEVQMKENGFWQNQLIGAYSIGENPTDILGWEKQLNKVTVESTKAAANKYLNDANFIKVVLLPEKK from the coding sequence ATGAAACAAGCCAAACTACTCTTTCTTACTGTAGCTTTCGGCTGGGCAACCGCAGCCAATGCCCAAACCGACCTCAAGAAACCGATTCCGATGGATCCCAAAGTTCGCTACGGCAAACTTCCCAACGGTATGACCTATTACATCCGTAAAAACGAAGAACCCAAAAAACGTGCTGAATTGTACCTCATCAACAAAGTGGGGGCGATTCAAGAAGAAGACAAAGAAAACGGACTCGCCCACTTTACCGAGCACATGGCGTTTAACGGTACCAAAAACTTCCCCAAAAACGAGCTAGTAAGCTACCTCCAACGCGCAGGGGTGAAGTTTGGTGATGACCTTAACGCCTTCACAGGTCAAGACCAAACGGTGTATCAGTTGCCAGTCCCTACCGACTCAGCCGATATTTTCAACAAAGCGTTTGTCGTATTGGAAGACTGGGCACACAACATTACGTTTGAAGGTGCTGAAATCGACAAAGAACGCGGCGTTATTTTGGAAGAACTCCGTGGTGGTAAAGGGGCACAACAGCGGATGCGCGACAAGTGGCTTCCTATCTTGGTGGGAGATTCAAAATACGGTAAGCGTAACATCATTGGTACTGAAGATATTTTGAAAAACTTTAGCCATGAGACCATCCGTAACTTCTACAAAACGTGGTATCGTCCCGACTTGCAAGCAATTGCTGCCGTGGGGGATTTTGACATCGACCAAGTAGAAAAAATGATTAAAGGGCGTTTCGGTGCGATTCCAAAGGCTACCAAGCCTCGTCCATTGGGCAAATTCCCCGTAGCTGATTTTAAAGGAACCCGTGTGGCCATCGTAACTGACCCAGAACAACCTTACATGATGGCGCAGATAATCACGAAGTTGCCAAAAGCGGAAGAAAAAACGCTCGGTGATTCTCGCGAAAGCATCAAGCGTAATTTGTTTAACCAAATGCTCCAAGCACGTTTGCAGGAACAAACGCAGCAAGCCAACCCTCCTTTCTTATTTGGGGGTGCGGGTTACGGCGGTTTCATTGGTGATTATGATTCGTTTATCAATATCGCCGTGGCAAAAGATGGCAACCTAGAACGCGCCGTTAAGGCGGTGTTAGACGAAGGCGCTCGCGTGAAGAAATTTGGTTTTACAGCTACGGAATTAGACCGTACAAAAAAGCAATTGCTCACTGCTACCGAAAAACGTTTCAAGGAAAAAGACAAAACCAAGTCAGCTTCTTACGTCAACGAATACATGGGAAATTTTCTTGAAGATTCCCCTATTCCAGGTATTGAATTTCAATTTGAATTTGTGCAAGGACAGCTAGACGGCATCACCATTGCAGAAATCAATGCTCTTGCCAACAAATACTTGATTCCTGATAATCGCACGGTTTTGGTACTTGCTTCTGAAAAAGACAAAGCAAAATTACCAACCGAAGCCACCATTTTGGAATGGATTAATGGTGCAGGCAAAGACGTTACGGCCTATGAAGACAAGGTGGTCAACAAACCACTTATCGAGAACCTTCCTGCTGCTGGTCGTACGGTTTCTACCAAGCAAATCCCAGAAATCGGCGTGACGGAATTGACCTTGAGCAACGGCGTGAAAGTAGTATTGAAGCCTACTGACTTCAAAAACGACGAAATCTTGATTGGCGCTCGCAGCCAAGGCGGTACGTCACTTTACGACGAAAAAGACTATATGAGCGCAGGCATGGCCGATGCGGTGGTAGAAGAAAGTGGAATTGGCGAGTTCAATACGCCTGCGTTGAAAAAATACCTTACGGGTAAAGTTGCCAACGTTAGCCCGTTTGTGGGGGAAAACGAAGAAGGATTTAGCGGAAACTGTAGCCCTAAAGACCTCGAAACAGCTTTACAATTGGTGTATGGATACTTCACTAAACCTCGCAAAGACGACGACATCATCAAAGGTTTCTTGACGTCGCAGCGCTCTGCCATCCAAAACCGCAACGCTTCTCCTGCCCCCGAAGTGGTGTTCCAAGATTCGTTGAGTCGTATTTTGGGCAACAACAACTTCCGCCGTCAGCCTATTTCGGTAGAGCGTTGGGACATGATTAATCCTGACCGCGCGTACCAAATCTACAAAGAGCGTTTTGCTGATGCGTCTGACTTTACGTTCTTCTTCACGGGAAGTTTCAAAGTGGACGAAGTGAAGCCTTTGTTGGAAAAATACTTGGGTGCGCTTCCGTCACAAAACAAAAAAGAAAGCTTCCGCGACTTGGGCATTCGCACTCCATCGGGACGTCTTGACAAGAAAGTCTATAAAGGAATTGAGCAAAAAAGCCAAGCTTCGTTGATTTTCAGCGGTGACTATGTTTACAACGAAGACAACAACTGGCAACTCGACGCCCTCGAAGAAATCTTGAATATCAAGCTTATCGAGGTGATTCGTGAAAAAGAAAGCGGTGTGTACGGTATTGGTGCACGTGCTTCTTACAGCAAAACTCCTGCCCCTCGCTTTTCAGTTCGTATCGGATACGGTACAGGCCCTGAGCGCGTAGAAGAATTGGCGACTAAGACACTGGCTGTTTTGGACGAAATCAAGAAAAACGGCGCAACTCAAGTGGACATTGACAAGTTTAAAGCCGAAACTCGCCGCTCAATGGAGGTTCAGATGAAAGAAAATGGATTCTGGCAAAACCAATTGATTGGAGCGTACAGCATTGGCGAAAACCCTACGGATATTTTGGGTTGGGAAAAACAATTGAACAAAGTAACCGTAGAGAGTACCAAAGCTGCTGCCAACAAGTACCTCAACGACGCCAACTTTATCAAAGTAGTGTTGCTTCCTGAGAAAAAATAA
- a CDS encoding DNA topoisomerase IV subunit B, protein MAEQVKYDESSIRSLDWKEHIRLRPGMYIGKLGDGSAADDGIYVLVKEIADNSIDEHTMGFGKTIDIKISEHRVEVRDYGRGIPLGKVVDCVSKINTGGKYDSGAFQKSVGLNGVGTKAVNALSSYFKVQSFREGKTKWVEFRKGEIVTESGEEDTNQRNGTLMIFEPDNTIFKNYHYIPQFLDNMIWNYCYLNAGLTINYNGQKFVSQNGLLDLLRNKTDEDSIRYPIIHLKGSDIEIAMTHGNQYGEEYYSFVNGQYTTQGGTHLMAFRQSLVDTVRDHFGKDYAVEDIRASIIAAVSVRVQEPVFESQTKTKLGSSNISPDPNSPTVRTFVNDFLKAKLDNFLHMNPAVKEALKKRIEQSERERKELAGIKKLANERAKKASLHNKKLRDCRIHLPDVKSDDRYETTLFITEGDSASGSITKSRNVQTQGVFSLRGKPLNCFGLTKKVVYENEEFNLLQHALDIEEGLENLRFNRIVIATDADVDGMHIRLLMLTFFLQFFPDLVRNGHLYILQTPLFRVRNPRNHKETIYCYSEEERQKALKKLGGNKKVEITRFKGLGEISPEEFGKFIGENIRLEPVILEKETTIPKLLTYYMGKNTPERQRFIIDNLRVEKDVVEDPTLAA, encoded by the coding sequence ATGGCAGAACAAGTAAAGTACGACGAAAGCAGTATTCGTTCGCTCGATTGGAAAGAACATATCCGATTACGTCCTGGAATGTACATTGGCAAGCTCGGCGATGGCTCAGCCGCCGATGATGGCATCTATGTCTTGGTCAAGGAGATTGCTGATAACTCCATTGACGAACATACGATGGGTTTCGGAAAGACGATTGATATAAAAATTTCAGAGCACCGCGTTGAAGTTCGTGACTACGGACGGGGGATTCCGCTTGGAAAAGTGGTGGATTGCGTTTCTAAAATCAATACGGGAGGAAAGTATGATTCGGGTGCTTTTCAAAAATCGGTAGGGCTCAACGGAGTTGGGACAAAGGCTGTCAATGCCCTTTCGTCTTATTTCAAAGTGCAGTCTTTCCGCGAAGGAAAAACCAAATGGGTCGAATTTCGCAAAGGTGAAATTGTAACAGAATCGGGCGAAGAAGATACCAACCAACGCAACGGCACCTTGATGATTTTTGAGCCTGACAATACCATTTTCAAAAATTACCACTACATCCCGCAGTTTTTAGATAACATGATTTGGAACTATTGTTATCTCAACGCTGGCCTCACCATCAACTATAACGGGCAAAAGTTCGTTTCTCAGAACGGTTTGCTCGACTTGCTCCGTAATAAAACCGACGAAGATTCGATTCGCTACCCTATTATCCACCTCAAAGGCTCGGACATTGAGATTGCGATGACGCACGGCAACCAATACGGAGAAGAGTATTACTCGTTCGTAAATGGTCAATATACCACCCAAGGCGGCACTCACTTAATGGCATTTAGGCAATCGCTGGTCGATACCGTCCGCGACCACTTCGGCAAAGACTATGCCGTAGAAGACATTCGGGCATCTATCATAGCCGCCGTTAGCGTTCGGGTACAAGAACCTGTTTTTGAATCCCAAACCAAAACTAAACTAGGCTCAAGCAATATCTCTCCCGATCCCAATAGCCCTACCGTACGGACATTTGTTAACGACTTTCTCAAAGCAAAGCTCGACAATTTCCTTCACATGAATCCAGCGGTTAAGGAAGCATTGAAAAAACGGATTGAGCAATCAGAACGCGAGCGGAAAGAATTAGCGGGTATCAAAAAATTGGCGAACGAACGGGCCAAAAAAGCCAGTTTGCACAACAAAAAACTACGTGATTGCCGCATTCACCTGCCAGACGTAAAATCGGACGACCGTTACGAAACGACCTTGTTTATCACCGAAGGAGACTCGGCGAGTGGTTCGATTACCAAATCGCGTAACGTACAAACCCAAGGGGTCTTCAGCTTACGAGGTAAACCACTGAACTGCTTTGGTTTAACCAAAAAAGTGGTATATGAAAACGAAGAATTCAACCTCCTTCAACACGCTTTAGATATCGAAGAGGGGCTGGAAAATTTACGTTTCAATCGCATTGTGATTGCGACCGATGCTGACGTGGACGGGATGCACATTCGTTTGTTGATGTTGACGTTTTTCTTGCAATTTTTCCCTGATTTAGTCCGAAACGGGCATTTGTACATTTTACAGACGCCACTTTTCCGCGTCCGAAATCCCCGAAATCACAAAGAGACCATTTATTGTTACAGCGAAGAAGAACGCCAAAAGGCACTCAAAAAACTAGGAGGTAACAAAAAGGTAGAAATCACGCGATTCAAAGGGCTTGGGGAAATCTCTCCCGAAGAGTTTGGAAAGTTTATTGGTGAAAACATTCGCCTCGAACCCGTGATTTTGGAAAAAGAAACGACTATCCCCAAATTGTTGACGTATTACATGGGCAAAAACACCCCCGAACGTCAGCGGTTTATCATTGATAATTTGCGGGTCGAAAAAGACGTGGTTGAAGACCCCACCCTCGCTGCTTAG
- a CDS encoding YigZ family protein gives MLFDDSYKTIETPSEGFFRDRGSKFLAYAYPIKTEDDAKSHLNELYELHPKAVHHCYAYRLGLDRTQFRANDDGEPSGSAGKPILNTIYAHDLTNVLVVVVRYFGGTLLGVPGLINAYKVATDDALKVAKVVTLHVRDVYTLVYPYEQMNDVMKVIKAFELVPQHQQFDNECSLQLEIRKTMLNQVLGKLEKIDSLRLEFEGTI, from the coding sequence ATGTTATTTGACGATAGTTATAAAACCATTGAGACTCCTTCGGAAGGATTTTTTCGCGACCGAGGTAGCAAATTTTTGGCCTACGCATACCCCATCAAGACCGAAGACGACGCCAAAAGTCACCTCAACGAACTGTACGAACTACATCCCAAGGCGGTGCATCATTGTTACGCCTACCGACTAGGGCTAGACCGTACCCAATTTAGGGCTAACGACGACGGCGAACCGTCGGGGTCGGCGGGAAAACCGATTTTGAATACTATTTATGCGCACGATCTCACCAACGTATTGGTCGTAGTGGTGCGGTATTTTGGGGGAACCCTGCTGGGAGTCCCTGGCCTTATCAATGCCTACAAAGTTGCCACCGACGACGCCCTCAAAGTAGCAAAGGTGGTGACTTTGCACGTGCGTGATGTTTATACCTTGGTCTATCCTTATGAGCAAATGAACGATGTTATGAAAGTCATCAAGGCGTTTGAGCTAGTGCCCCAACACCAGCAATTTGACAACGAATGTAGCCTTCAACTCGAAATCCGAAAAACGATGCTCAACCAAGTGCTTGGCAAACTAGAAAAAATCGATTCGTTGAGATTGGAGTTTGAAGGGACTATTTAG
- the nth gene encoding endonuclease III: MLKKERYRQLIEHFSQKFPQAETELHYTNPYELLVAVIMSAQCTDKRVNMVTPALFERYPDPQALADSTSDEVFQYIRSISYPNNKAKHLVGMARMLLDKFGGEVPSSIEELQQMPGVGRKTANVIASVIYNQPAMAVDTHVFRVSHRLGLVPKTATTPLAVEKELIKYIPDSVIPVAHHWLILHGRYVCLARSPQCDKCDLTHLCKYFESQQKKNSPK, translated from the coding sequence ATGCTAAAGAAAGAACGTTACCGCCAATTAATCGAACATTTCTCGCAAAAATTCCCGCAAGCCGAAACCGAATTGCACTACACCAATCCCTATGAATTGTTGGTGGCGGTTATTATGTCGGCACAATGTACCGACAAGCGGGTAAACATGGTGACGCCAGCGTTGTTTGAGCGTTATCCAGATCCGCAAGCATTGGCCGATAGCACCTCTGATGAAGTTTTTCAGTACATTCGAAGTATTTCGTATCCCAATAATAAAGCCAAACATTTGGTAGGAATGGCGCGAATGCTGTTAGATAAATTTGGCGGGGAAGTGCCCAGTTCGATTGAAGAACTTCAGCAAATGCCAGGCGTGGGGCGAAAGACCGCCAACGTCATTGCTTCCGTCATTTATAATCAACCAGCCATGGCCGTTGATACGCACGTTTTTCGGGTATCGCACCGATTGGGCTTGGTTCCCAAAACCGCCACAACGCCGCTGGCCGTTGAGAAAGAACTCATCAAATACATTCCTGATTCGGTGATTCCTGTGGCGCACCATTGGCTCATTTTGCACGGACGCTACGTGTGTCTTGCCCGCAGCCCGCAGTGCGACAAATGCGATTTGACGCATTTATGCAAGTATTTTGAAAGCCAACAGAAGAAAAATAGTCCGAAGTAG